Proteins encoded in a region of the Balaenoptera musculus isolate JJ_BM4_2016_0621 chromosome 21, mBalMus1.pri.v3, whole genome shotgun sequence genome:
- the TEX15 gene encoding LOW QUALITY PROTEIN: testis-expressed protein 15 (The sequence of the model RefSeq protein was modified relative to this genomic sequence to represent the inferred CDS: inserted 2 bases in 2 codons; deleted 1 base in 1 codon; substituted 1 base at 1 genomic stop codon) has translation MEMKEIAKYKTLLKMNSTTEPLFVTGIDVNPLKKFTIPKIRRTAGKVYLSPCCTNTREYSFIHDTLNQCRLDVSCDLQSSWQFGDTKLIHNEELEKNFTSKRSEMRGSGRHGRELEEHFCFLALPQSDVAEIYQNGISTKTSTLKILGNPLLGIYIFRHVDVALNFAHSRSITVESITVFKVLFGKVKKIQPSMDKNKVSLDPSPNFDCHMSRSIPSLKDTIELQAYSSAVYLYEYDDLSKPVDKPRQCLPYAIVTVKFIGQKVDNGHLMTSLRFLSTGVPKRAERTWSLKNCTVAKRIGKGKDAAVTFERFGKPIDPFVQENCSCSALNSEINPYNSNVSNSYGNVQNENISVLEAYRGQMEHNSAECRDTSQVHAYDSGLSFIPSDTRESVNNGDLLNLTHLKDVLSDLAAAFPLHNNIGSSTVITSKLIKDPRLMKREESMGKHNTITGLNEILPFEKNLDFANSEINLSSMPTNPASSSEVMPGDQTVLTNYLDAPCFKISLNDSQTQAHNKGSKTYDCTAPNKITMAEQCKSQDNFSFPMCVPNVLSEVETQKHSGEKAQRSQQRSNIPLLIEQNSEPHDSYESVNTCTKGCNSHISPESQSSNFKTVYQTGHQMPTLFPLQSKESIHEYIQDIGKMRNFTGPEDNSKHEEKQNLWKEVDNSFTNKTKISPVDSYISLHQEYKENENLHYLVENCDQILITQGLEKPKSFSSTTEEKYELDHLVLGIQNHLTPRLENLPQKHPQHSLEYKDNIDTSFTISQKLMELKLEKPGQNCVSVMTDAFQEAKDILQAKQLPAVTSSHDIKTAHNANCSIAREHICVKRRNGNDPVSLENSERDCKENSQVNNKGQDHTQFCNSQLNSDVHLNIDCREQRDNDKENQNEAEVEDIALSTENNIRNIHGDEKQSFHANKNFTTVDERRENKDYNSIEILSSEEFSTTFNLTWGKKYVSTESTLLENEDIVTAIKEKDIQNTGRTVEHLVSTTFPKIAGSSGHIASHAAVQIADAPVPALGTNLEDHLRYQFKETCSSESPDFGLLVKYRVSDCETDTDKNQLHNSFHQSVSDNSVLQSVKLDNEIEVGSERSDNAFLFQQDAHSHGNVLYEDFGASYETLKSRIDWEGLLGSTNGETEVLQSTTRRENSDQHCSEESSFYFSTAKSKAELFNPILLPDLEVRITNVLMQGFSPAVEPLALKDNFCKYRTEAITSEIKEEEEEVPRFEIHSQCSGENSHHPSEGEFGNVRQGSGLVSKSETSLCFDLSHNTHVNHVSEKQNKGPLLTEPSNVTTVNNESRRSFTKSKTDCNDTRSKKDTESRISKRKPHTPFRDQNIPRKDLRRHEICGKRRRLTSQDSSERFSSLSQGRIETFSRSEKHIRSVLDILTSEASLCKSRCLSRKLDRAVLHLKKAHRRVHTSLQLIAKVGEKRKGPLPKAYAVICNNFWESCDLQGYSSVSERRYYSTKQFLSKRKYNKPGKNRALGFEVDKSLTHVSNHKSYKTSGERVTNCLSKKNVSGVSRSPTTIRMRGYCDREYLESQLALCSTSQSASQSAYSTSSLRNPRSSELQPFSRKTGCLSSPDCPDEKLTKKENQIDAEFLSNVSKYEKLKNHSAHGNIKGTTKENNSEANEVISKRNSVSLTCIKESNVNFNVDKNYDATCIAHTKVKTDIVISVLESSVTHVFNIDIDKPNNLILSGYTRNLEVNFPIEKWTPPNESSKPGIITENFLMDPLNLTLIKSKKRNSIPQLLSATLVTDSEGESSQSYLNKQSIFAVDSSTVSTIVPHCQRGCAGKELLKTEHCSSSNCFHIDGNGTNVIENSELDFTSVTEESKDNMMKKLFSNDSFLLLKDNIKGSSSPKCIAKKDIQDRKMWKDKQAEKAKDSFHKNMTEGSSVKTEYKNQKNKTLEESSYLSEKTVKNNLIDSHLSIKDATEAVSLSNTASNQLNKREKEEGKVSHDSQSDSTMHSGRACNSKPGITGMNHMPLLHAHSETSSVSPPPKMPTSYMNELKEEHCSTNNLAPIAKIAQILKRADEASSLQILQEETKVCQNILPLFVEAFERKQECSFKQILISRDLLVEQNLWNNCRHKLKPCAVDSLVELQMMMETIQFIENKTRLLGGEPTFRSLLWYDETLYSELLGRPRGFQQQSSFYPAFQGRLKYHAFCELQNYHDQLVEVFEETKRENSSYYTFLKYKRQINECEAIMKHCSDCFDFCLSVPFTCGVNFGDSLGDLEALRKSTLNLISMYGDSPQNDSCPGKQDHLWIIIEMISSKVNFIKSNEAVSIKISLYGLEHIFFDAAKSLIWKEKRESFCKKYSGKNSKEILLKMNQHAFSKLQKICDTLSEDLSSERISSTGLENTMIASRKSNALVNKATISIENSRFNSTLLSHPDICCISEILDQAEFADFKKLQELTLRCTDHLEILKEYFQLLQEDNIDNIFITQENVLDMVKNHNHGAVILKPAAIETYIEIVMLSETVHFLKNSMAKKLDKQRFRGMLWFDLSLLPELVQCQEKMTSFSFLKDDSTDCLWKVIETAISELKKDLDIIYKYNEAVNCSYALHLLSRELEELSEIKKLLKKSKYSVSTYIDFVPCIASINYGSTVTELEYNYNQFSTLLKNVMAVPRKDLGKMAHITKVMKTIEHMKIICAKDAKLTISFILCQMRHNRKKTFHLERKEEMNIHVEPRKNISKSSTCVKVPSISECIMKNVSNSSKKRPFTVDKCEDPQEQEEYTTVSSCKKQKVSMKDVTKINREKATFKHPRTVRSHPESENDIGPSSSDNLKRNHVSPKKVEIQRSLPGSLLPLKNLKDTCMSKLKGKIDLTYFITTSEDFSGQQGNLNNVKERNVNFSVAETKSAXDCSPLAIFDQKCVDGTFSKDQEIPSQKFLKNSSDPAEKSCPSDIKPETDASLLPNALVLSKPIFYFVRNIDANLEMNDTDFEPQDNEILNSSIKNSTCTSSPEPIRIQNKIPVLXNKTQPAKTESKEKYRKGTLSSNTTPVEASENMTLNVNQTVEYSFSEQXNSKVLTQNAATYWNEIPQSACAPVYNSSEQSFGTSYPYFAWCVYRYSSSNGSSITQTYQGITSYEVQPPPFGMLTAVTSTVQNTHSNLLYSQYFGYFAGEQQANDFVPVSGHFPSQMPVYNFQQPIFSQYVSHQPVSAYPCSPDLGVLPEVPWT, from the exons GTCAGAGATGCGTGGGAGTGGAAGACACGGCAGAGAACTTGAAGAACATTTCTGCTTTTTAGCACTTCCTCAGAGTGATGTGGCTGAGATATATCAGAATGGAATAAGTACCAAAACATCTACATTGAAGATACTAGGCAACCCTCTTCTTGGAATTTATATATTTAGACATGTTGATGTGGCCTTGAATTTTGCTCATAGTAGAAGCATTACTGTAGAAAGTATTACAGTTTTTAAG gttctttttggaaaagtgaagaaaattcaGCCTTCAATGGATAAAAACAAAGTTTCTTTGgatccttctcctaactttgacTGCCATATGTCAAGAAGTATACCCTCTTTGAAAGATACCATTGAACTACAAGCCTACAGTTCAGCA gTATACCTCTATGAATATGATGATCTTTCAAAGCCAGTAGATAAACCTAGGCAGTGTCTTCCATATGCAATAGTAACAGTAAAATTTATTGGTCAAAAAGTAGATAATGGACACCTTATGACATCTTTGAGATTCCTCTCAACAGGAGTTCCTAAGAGGGCTG AAAGAACATGGTCTCTGAAAAACTGTACAGTGGCCAAAAgaattggaaaaggaaaagatgctGCTGTCACCTTTGAACGTTTCGGGAAACCTATAGATCCATTTGTTCAGGAAAACTGTTCATGCAGTGCACTAAATTCAGAGATAAATCCTTACAACTCAAATGTTTCTAACTCCTATGGAaatgtgcaaaatgaaaacatttctgtgCTTGAAGCATACAGGGGACAGATGGAGCACAATTCAGCAGAATGTAGAGACACTTCTCAAGTACATGCATATGATTCAGGCCTTTCATTTATTCCCAGTGATACCAGAGAAAGTGTTAATAATGGTGACCTCTTAAATTTGACACATCTTAAAGATGTTTTAAGTGATTTGGCTGCTGCTTTTCCCCTTCATAACAATATTGGCTCAAGCACAGTTATTACTTCGAAACTCATCAAAGACCCAAGACtgatgaagagagaagaaagcatgGGAAAACATAATACTATTACAGGTTTAAATGAGATTTTGCCATTTGAGAAGAATTTAGATTTTGCTaattcagaaataaacctatCATCTATGCCAACTAATCCTGCCTCGTCATCTGAAGTTATGCCTGGTGATCAGACTGTTCTTACTAATTATTTGGATGCCCCTTGCTTCAAAATTTCTTTGAATGATTCACAAACCCAGGCTCACAACAAGGGCTCTAAGACCTATGATTGTACAGCTCCCAATAAAATTACCATGGCAGAACAGTGTAAGAGCCAGGATAATTTTTCCTTCCCAATGTGTGTGCCAAATGTACTCTCAGAAGTTGAAACCCAAAAACACAGTGGAGAAAAAGCTCAGAGATCCCAGCAGAGAAGCAACATTCCACTTTTAATTGAACAAAATAGTGAGCCACATGACTCTTACGAATCAGTGAATACTTGTACAAAAGGGTGTAATAGTCACATCTCTCCAGAATCACAgtcttctaattttaaaactgtatatcAGACTGGTCACCAAATGCCTACACTTTTTCCACTCCAAAGCAAAGAAAGCATACATGAGTACATTCAAGATATTGGAAAGATGAGAAACTTCACTGGGCCAGAAGACAATTCCAAacatgaagaaaagcaaaatttatgGAAAGAAGTTGATAATTCTTTtactaataaaacaaaaatcagtccAGTAGATAGTTATATTTCTTTGCATCAAGAGTACAAAGAGAATGAGAATCTTCATTATTTGGTGGAAAATTGTGATCAAATATTAATTACTCAAGGGTTAGAAAAGCCAAAATCTTTCTCATCTACCACAGAGGAGAAGTATGAGCTAGATCATCTAGTATTGGGAATACAAAATCATCTTACTCCAAGACTGGAGAACCTTCCACAAAAGCATCCTCAGCACTCTTTAGAGTACAAAGATAACATTGATACAAGTTTTACCATTTCTCAAAAACTAATGGAACTGAAATTGGAAAAACCAGGTCAAAACTGTGTTAGTGTTATGACTGATGCTTTCCAGGAAGCAAAAGACATTCTCCAGGCCAAACAACTGCCGGCTGTTACTTCATCTCATGACATTAAAACAGCTCATAATGCAAATTGCAGCATAGCTAGAGAACATATATGTgttaaaaggagaaatggaaatgatcCAGTGTCCTTAGAGAACAGTGAAAGAGACTGCAAAGAAAATTCTCAAGTTAACAATAAAGGTCAAGATCACACTCAGTTCTGTAATTCACAGTTGAACAGTGATGTGCACCTGAATATTGATTGCAGAGAACAGAGAGATAATGATAAGGAAAACCAGAATGAGGCTGAAGTGGAAGACATTGCTTTGTCTACAGAAAACAACATAAGGAATATACATGGAGATGAGAAGCAGAGTTTTCATGCAAACAAAAATTTTACCACTGTAGATGAAAGGAGGGAGAATAAAGATTACAATAGCATAGAAATTCTGAGTTCTGAAGAATTTTCTACTACATTTAATttgacttggggaaaaaaatatgtgtcCACAGAATCTACATTATTAGAAAACGAAGATATCGTAActgccataaaagaaaaagatattcaaaatacTGGAAGGACTGTAGAGCATTTGGTTTCCACAACATTTCCCAAAATTGCAGGTTCTTCAGGGCATATAGCCTCACATGCTGCAGTTCAGATAGCTGATGCTCCAGTGCCTGCGTTAGGCACAAATCTCGAAGATCACCTAAGATACCAGTTTAAAGAAACTTGTTCTTCTGAGAGTCCGGATTTTGGTTTGTTAGTAAAATATAGGGTTTCTGATTGTGAAACAGATACGGATAAAAATCAATTACACAACTCATTTCATCAGTCAGTAAGTGACAACTCAGTTCTTCAAAGCGTCAAATTGGATAATGAGATTGAAGTAGGATCAGAACGGAGTGACAATGCTTTTCTATTTCAACAGGACGCTCATAGCCATGGAAATGTACTCTATGAAGACTTCGGGGCCTCATATGAGACTCTGAAGTCTCGCATCGATTGGGAAGGTCTGTTAGGAAGCACTAATGGGGAGACAGAAGTTTTGCAAAGCACCACAAGGAGGGAGAATAGCGATCAGCATTGCTCTGAGGAaagtagtttttatttctctacagCAAAAAGCAAAGCAGAGCTCTTCAACCCAATTTTACTTCCTGATCTAGAAGTTAGGATTACTAATGTACTTATGCAAGGATTCAGTCCTGCTGTTGAACCCCTTGCATTGAAAGATAATTTCTGCAAATACAGAACTGAAGCCATAACATCAGaaataaaggaggaggaggaagaagttcCACGATTTGAAATTCATTCCCAGTGTTCTGGTGAAAATTCACATCATCCATCTGAAGGTGAATTTGGTAATGTAAGGCAAGGATCAGGACTAGTGAGTAAATCTGAAACCTCACTTTGTTTTGACTTGAGTCATAATACACACGTGAATCATGTGTCTGAAAAGCAAAACAAGGGACCTTTGCTTACTGAACCTTCTAATGTCACAACAGTAAATAACGAAAGCAGGCGTTCCTTTACAAAGTCAAAAACCGATTGTAATGATACTAGAAGTAAAAAGGACACAGAATCAAGAATTAGCAAAAGAAAGCCACATACACCTTTTAGGGACCAGAATATACCGCGTAAAGATTTAAGACGTCACGAAATttgtgggaagaggaggaggctaACCAGTCAGGACTCGTCGGAACGTTTTTCTTCATTATCCCAAGGACGAATTGAAACCTTTTCACGGTCAGAAAAACACATTAGGAGTGTCCTGGATATTCTAACTAGCGAAGCATCTTTATGCAAAAGCAGATGTCTTTCCAGAAAACTTGACAGAGCtgttcttcacttaaaaaaagcTCATAGAAGAGTTCACACGTCTTTGCAGCTTATAGCTaaagtgggagaaaaaagaaagggccCTTTACCAAAAGCATATGCAGTAATATGCAATAATTTCTGGGAAAGTTGTGACCTTCAAGGTTATAGTTCTGTGTCTGAAAGAAGATATTACTCCACTAAGCAATTTttgtcaaaaagaaaatacaacaaacctGGAAAGAACAGGGCTTTGGGATTTGAAGTTGATAAATCATTAACTCATGTATCAAACCACAAGTCTTATAAAACAAGTGGAGAGAGAGTCACAAATTGCCTTTCTAAGAAAAATGTGTCCGGTGTCTCCAGAAGTCCCACCACTATTCGCATGAGAGGATATTGTGATCGAGAGTATCTTGAATCGCAGTTAGCCCTCTGTTCCACGTCCCAAAGTGCAAGTCAGTCAGCTTATAGCACTAGCAGTTTGAGAAATCCCAGATCATCAGAACTTCAGCCCTTTTCTAGAAAAACTGGGTGTCTCTCTTCCCCAGACTGCCCAGATGAGAAactaactaaaaaagaaaatcaaatcgaTGCAGAGTTTTTATCTAACGTTAGTAAATATGAAAAGCTTAAGAACCATTCAGCACATGGTAATATTAAGggtacaacaaaagaaaacaattctgaaGCTAATGAAGTAATAAGTAAAAGGAATTCGGTATCTTTAACTTGCATAAAAGAAAGCAACGTAAATTTTAACGTGGACAAAAATTATGATGCAACTTGTATAGCCCACACAAAGGTGAAAACTGATATAGTTATTTCAGTCTTAGAATCAAGTGTGACGCATGTTTTTAACATTGATATCGACAAGCCAAATAACCTTATTTTATCTGGTTATACAAGAAACCTGGAAGTAAATTTTCCTATAGAAAAATGGACACCTCCTAATGAGAGCTCCAAACCAGGCATTATAACAGAAAACTTCCTTATGGACCCATTAAATCTAACTCTGATAAAAAGCAAAAAGCGTAACAGTATTCCTCAATTGTTATCAGCCACTCTAGTGACAGACAGTGAGGGAGAATCTTCACAATCTTACCTGAATAAACAGAGCATTTTTGCTGTAGATTCTTCAACAGTGTCTACCATTGTACCACACTGTCAACGAGGATGTGCTGGAAAGGAGCTGCTAAAGACAGAACATTGCTCTTCAAGTAATTGCTTCCACATAGATGGGAATGGAACAAATGTTATTGAGAATTCTGAGTTGGATTTCACATCAGTAACTGAAGAAAGTAAGGACAATATGATGAAGAAACTATTTTCCAATGATAGTTTTTTGCTCTTAAAAGATAACATAAAGGGTTCTTCTTCCCCAAAATGTATTGCAAAGAAAGACATTCAGGACAGAAAAATGTGGAAAGATAAACAAGCAGAGAAAGCAAAAGATTCATTTCACAAAAACATGACTGAAGGATCAAGTGTTAAGACTGAgtacaaaaatcaaaagaataagaCATTAGAAGAATCCTCCTACTTAAGTGagaaaacagttaaaaacaaCTTGATTGATTCTCATTTAAGCATTAAAGATGCTACTGAGGCAGTCTCTTTGAGTAACACTGCTTCTAATCAGCttaacaaaagagagaaagaggagggaaaagttaGTCATGACTCTCAGTCTGACTCCACAATGCACTCAGGAAGAGCCTGTAATTCCAAACCAGGCATTACAGGAATGAATCATATGCCTCTTCTACATGCCCACTCTGAAACCTCCAGCGTCTCTCCTCCTCCGAAGATGCCTACATCATAcatgaatgaattaaaagaaGAACATTGCTCAACTAATAATTTGGCTCCTATAGCTAAGATAGCTCAAATTTTGAAGAGGGCAGATGAAGCATCATCTTTGCAGATTCTACAGGAAGAAACTAAAGTTTGTCAAAATATTCTCCCTTTATTTGTTGAagcttttgaaagaaaacaagaatgttCATTTAAACAAATCTTGATTTCAAGAGACCTGTTGGTAGAACAAAACCTGTGGAATAACTGCAGGCACAAATTAAAGCCGTGTGCTGTTGACTCCTTGGTAGAACTCCAAATGATGATGGAAACTATTCAGttcattgaaaacaaaacacGGCTCTTAGGAGGTGAGCCAACATTCCGAAGCTTGCTTTGGTATGATGAGACATTGTACAGTGAGCTGCTTGGCAGACCACGTGGGTTTCAACAACAATCCAGTTTCTATCCTGCTTTTCAAGGCAGGTTAAAATATCATGCATTCTGTGAGTTGCAAAACTATCATGATCAGTTGGTTGAAGTGTTTGAAGAAACCAAAAGGGAAAACAGTTCATACTACACATTCTTAAAATACAAACGACAGATTAATGAGTGTGAGGCAATAATGAAACATTGTTCTGATTGCTTTGACTTTTGTCTTTCTGTTCCATTTACCTGTGGAGTTAACTTTGGAGATAGTTTAGGAGACCTAGAAGCCTTGAGAAAAAGTACATTAAATCTGATCAGTATGTATGGGGACTCTCCCCAAAATGATTCCTGTCCAGGGAAACAAGACCATCTATGGATTATTATAGAAATGATCTCCTCAAAAGTTAATTTTATCAAGAGCAATGAGGCAGTAAGtattaaaatatctctttatgGTCTGGAACATATCTTTTTTGATGCTGCAAAAAGTctcatttggaaagaaaagagagagtctTTCTGCAAAAAATACTCAGGAAAGAACAGCAAAGAAATACTACTCAAAATGAATCAACATGCTTTTTCTAAGTTGCAGAAGATATGTGATACGTTGTCTGAAGATTTAAGCAGTGAACGCATTTCCAGTACTGGGCTTGAGAATACTATGATTGCTTCCAGAAAGTCAAATGCTCTAGTAAACAAAGCAACAATTAGCATAGAAAACTCTAGGTTTAACAGTACTTTGCTTTCACATCCAGATATCTGTTGTATTAGTGAAATATTGGATCAAGCTGAATTTGCAGACTTTAAAAAACTACAGGAACTCACTTTGAGATGTACCGAtcacttagaaattttaaaagaatactttcaGTTGCTGCAAGAAGATAACatagataatatttttatcaCACAAGAAAATGTTTTGGACATGGTGAAAAACCACAACCATGGGGCAGTAATTTTAAAACCTGCGGCCATTGAAACCTATATTGAAATCGTCATGCTCTCAGAAACAGTTCACTTTCTTAAAAACTCAATGGCAAAGAAACTAGACAAACAGAGGTTTCGAGGTATGCTTTGGTTTGATTTGTCACTTCTTCCTGAACTGGTTCAGTGCCAAGAAAAAAtgacttctttctcatttcttaaagATGATTCAACAGATTGTCTTTGGAAAGTGATAGAGACTGCTATTTCTGAACTTAAGAAAGATCTGGATATTATCTACAAATATAATGAAGCTGTTAATTGCTCCTATGCTCTTCATTTGCTCTCAAGAGAACTTGAAgaactttcagaaataaaaaaacttcTAAAGAAGTCTAAGTATTCCGTTTCCACATACATTGACTTTGTGCCATGTATAGCATCCATAAATTACGGAAGCACTGTGACGGAGTTAGAATACAACTACAATCAGTTTTCCACCCTGCTCAAAAATGTAATGGCTGTCCCTCGGAAGGACTTAGGGAAAATGGCCCATATTACGAAAGTCATGAAAACTATTGAACATATGAAGATAATATGTGCTAAAGATGCTAAATTAACCATTTCCTTTATCCTGTGCCAAATGCGACATAACAGAAAGAAGACTTTCCacctggagagaaaggaagaaatgaatattCATGTAGAACCTAGGAAGAATATCAGCAAGTCCAGTACTTGTGTGAAGGTGCCCTCAATTTCAGAGTGCATAATGAAAAACGTTTCAAATTCCTCTAAAAAACGGCCTTTCACTGTAGACAAATGTGAAGACCCTCAGGAGCAAGAGGAATATACTACCGTTTCCAGTTGTAAAAAACAAAAG gtTAGCATGAAAGATGTCACGAAGATCAACAGAGAAAAGGCAACATTCAAGCATCCAAG GACTGTGAGATCTCATCCCGAAAGTGAAAATGATATAGGACCAAGTTCATCTGACAATCTGAAAAGAAACCATGTCTCTCCAAAAAAAGTTGAAATTCAGCGATCACTACCTGGCTCACTTTTACCTTTAAAGAACCTAAAAGACACTTGTATGTCAAAGTTAAAGGGCAAAATAGATTTAACATATTTCATC ACTACTTCAGAAGATTTCAGTGGACAACAGGGAAACTTAAATAACgtgaaggaaagaaatgtaaattttagtGTTGCTGAAACAAAAAGTG AAGATTGTTCTCCTTTGGCAATTTTTGACCAAAAATGCGTAGATGGCACATTTTCAAAAGACCAGGAGATACCTTCTCAGAAATTTCTTAAGAATTCCTCAGATCCTGCAGAGAAATCTTGTCCCTCagacataaaaccagaaactgaTGCTTCTCTTCTGCCTAATGCATTAGTGCTCTCAAAgcctattttctattttgtgagGAATATCGATGCCAATTTAGAAATGAATGACACTGACTTTGAACCTCaagataatgaaatattaaattcatCCATTAAAAATTCTACATGCACCAGTTCTCCAGAACCCATACGTATCCAGAACAAAATTCCTGTTC CAAATAAAACACAACCTGCAAAAACtgagtcaaaagaaaaatataggaagGGTACATTGAGTTCCAATACTACACCTGTTGAAGCATCTGAGAACATGACCCTTAATGTGAATCAAACAGTAGAATACTCTTTTTCTGAACAATAGAATTCAAAAGTTTTAACTCAGAATGCTGCCACATATTGGAATGAAATTCCACAGTCTGCATGTGCCCCAGTATATAATTCTTCTGAGCAGTCATTTGGAACTTCATATCCTTACTTTGCTTGGTGTGTTTATCGTTACAGCAGCAGCAATGGGAGTTCCATTACCCAGACATACCAGGGAATAACATCCTATGAAGTACAGCCACCTCCTTTCGGAATGTTGACTGCAGTTACAAGTACTGTTCAAAATACACATTCTAATCTGTTGTACTCTCAATATTTTGGTTACTTTGCTGGGGAACAACAAGCAAATGACTTTGTGCCAGTGAGTGGACATTTTCCATCTCAAATGCCTGTTTACAATTTTCAGCAGCCAATTTTTTCACAGTATGTTTCCCATCAACCGGTCTCTGCATACCCTTGCTCTCCTGATTTGGGTGTGCTTCCAGAAGTTCCTTGGACTTAA